The Rutidosis leptorrhynchoides isolate AG116_Rl617_1_P2 unplaced genomic scaffold, CSIRO_AGI_Rlap_v1 contig618, whole genome shotgun sequence genomic sequence TGCTTTTTTGCAGCTAAAGCAAGATGGGTAAAGACTTTTTGACTCGCTCTCTCTCGTCATTTCACGTGCCTTTCCTTCACGTTCTCCTTTTCTGGACCCCGCTGGTTGTGTGACGCGGTTTGACTGTGAAGCAGGTATTCGGATCGGACGGCTGAGGACGATTCCATCTGGAGCAGGAGGGATTAGAGCAGGCCATCGGGCGATTGAGGCCCGGATTGAGGCATGCTTAGATGCAAACACGTGTAACAATAAAGCGGGCCCACTTCTGCAACAATTGTTTTTTTTTTGGGGTGGTGTGCAATGAATTCTGAACCATCATCGTCACTTTTTGCAATTTATTTCCACTCATCCATCACAGTGGCACTTTCGTAATAGTATTGATAAACGAGACTCTTCTGCACTgctccttctctctctctctcctccccCCTCCCCCCTCTCTCCTCTCTCTGTCTCTCTCTCCGTGCGCGGAGCTCTCATTCTTGAATTCTCGCACATTCACGCACTCACTTAGCCTTTTCGACTCTCTCGCTCTTCAGTCTGCTGGAAAACATGGCGTTTTCCGGCGAACACCGACCTCTCGACTGCTCTCTCCCTCACGAGCTCACCTGCGAGACTCCCTGCCCCAGCCTCAAGCTCTACTTCCTCATCGGAATCCTCAGCCTCTCCGCACTCTGCATCGCTCTCCTCGTATACCTCTGCGTCCTTCGCAGTCGGATCTCGAAGAAGCGCGAAGTGCCAGCAAAAGGGACGAATTCTCGGGAATCAGTTGGACCTTCCTACGAGGTTTTTCTAAGTTTTCATGGACGAGACACTCGTCATGGATTTACCGATTTTCTTTACCGTGGCATGGTTGAGACCGGGATTCTCCTCTTTAGGGATAATGAATCCCTCCATGTCGGTCAAAGAATTGGCGATGAACTTCTACAAGCCATCCGAAACTCCAAGATCTACATTCCCATATTCTCCAAGAATTATGCGTCGAGTCACTGGTGCCTTCGAGAGCTTGCACACATGGTTGAGTGCGCCTCCAAGTCGAATGGGAATAAAGAGATTTTGCCCATTTTCTTGGATGTGGAGCCTGATGATGTTAAGCTGAAAACGAACTTATACATCAAGGCCCTTTCAAAGCATCAGAAAAAGTTCTGCACTGAAGTTGAATCATGGAAAAAGGCTCTTGTTGATGTGGACGGAATAAAGGGATGGAACTTGAAGACAGATGAAAGGTAAATGTCTTAAGCTTTTCAACTTGTCATCCATAGATTTCCTTTTCCTCCCTAGTTAGTTTAACTATGGTATTATTGGTGAAAATATAGTTTATTCATCTCACCAATCCTATCCAGTGTAACTTGTGGTCGTGGCCGTTGTCGCTGCTGCTATCGACCACAGTGACCGGTATCAACTCTATCGTAGGCTTCGATGGTTCTATTGCGGTGGTAGTGCACCCTATTCATCCTAGTTTTGTCTCTCCTCACACACAGTCTCCAATACAATAGCCACCGAGCCACTGACCAGCCACTGCAGCAGGTCGACGGTCATTCGCCACCACTTCTTCGTCGCCGGCCGGCACCAAGCTGCCAGAAGCCGCCGTTGAGCCTTCCGGCCCCCACCATTTCTCCCTTTGACTCACTGTGATGAGTCGGATTTGTGCTCAGGAGGCCATTTCCGACATCACAAAGCCCATATCC encodes the following:
- the LOC139884880 gene encoding disease resistance protein L6-like, which gives rise to MAFSGEHRPLDCSLPHELTCETPCPSLKLYFLIGILSLSALCIALLVYLCVLRSRISKKREVPAKGTNSRESVGPSYEVFLSFHGRDTRHGFTDFLYRGMVETGILLFRDNESLHVGQRIGDELLQAIRNSKIYIPIFSKNYASSHWCLRELAHMVECASKSNGNKEILPIFLDVEPDDVKLKTNLYIKALSKHQKKFCTEVESWKKALVDVDGIKGWNLKTDESLQYNSHRATDQPLQQVDGHSPPLLRRRPAPSCQKPPLSLPAPTISPFDSLQVDLIRSIIQTVLTKLNVGFKKNVTEDLVGVDDRVEAIIKMLHVGSNSVQFLGLYGMGGIGKTTLAKVIFNQLSSQFQGCNFLSDVGESSRRHGLVHLQKQLLSKFPESRSILDQIHDVDDGINMIKRVLCNKKVLVVLDDVDEREQLRTLADKGDWFGFGSRIIITTRDQRVLTIQAKAVGEGPTNISAYEVYKMEYDHALKLFSRHAFRRDSPLDHYISISKKIVRALGNLPLAIEIIGSSLNGKSEALWEDTLKKLKKLLPWKSKEN